A section of the Agrococcus sp. SGAir0287 genome encodes:
- a CDS encoding YdcF family protein, with protein sequence MLGRRFEVWGVVVGLAVVAVAVALGARGGWASVADAAVWIAALVTAPTLGLAGIAHVVAMRRMQRVRRHDVGIGAVGLVALCVALAAVVLAPAQPVLATALLHCCWPVWVLGVAFAAYLLHVVASRPLEMRSAPRTIVVLGGALQGRHVGPLLRRRVERAAALWHDAEPGVRIVVSGGQGPDEPRSEASAMAEHLVEACGVPAEAIDLEDRSTSTRENLAMTRALGAAEPWLVVTSEYHVPRTRTLLRALGIEGDATESWSSPVYRPGALVRELAATVRPARGTTLVVGFAMVVLTMAGVARTTGVGG encoded by the coding sequence GTGCTGGGGCGTCGCTTCGAGGTGTGGGGCGTCGTCGTCGGCCTCGCCGTCGTCGCCGTCGCCGTCGCGCTCGGCGCACGAGGCGGCTGGGCCTCCGTCGCGGACGCCGCCGTCTGGATCGCCGCGCTCGTCACCGCACCCACGCTCGGGCTCGCCGGGATCGCCCACGTCGTCGCGATGCGCCGCATGCAGCGCGTGCGCCGGCACGACGTCGGGATCGGCGCCGTCGGCCTCGTGGCTCTGTGCGTCGCGCTCGCTGCCGTCGTGCTCGCCCCGGCGCAGCCCGTGCTCGCCACCGCGCTGCTGCACTGCTGCTGGCCCGTCTGGGTGCTCGGCGTCGCGTTCGCCGCGTACCTGCTGCACGTCGTCGCGTCCCGTCCGCTCGAGATGCGCTCGGCGCCGCGCACGATCGTCGTGCTCGGCGGTGCGCTGCAGGGCAGGCACGTCGGACCGCTGCTGCGGCGGCGCGTCGAGCGCGCGGCGGCGCTCTGGCATGACGCCGAGCCGGGCGTGCGCATCGTCGTCTCCGGCGGGCAGGGCCCGGACGAGCCGCGCAGCGAGGCTTCGGCCATGGCCGAGCACCTCGTGGAGGCGTGCGGCGTGCCCGCCGAGGCGATCGACCTCGAGGACCGATCGACGTCCACGCGCGAGAACCTCGCGATGACGAGGGCGCTCGGCGCCGCCGAGCCCTGGCTCGTCGTCACGAGCGAGTACCACGTGCCCCGCACGCGCACGCTGCTGCGCGCGCTCGGCATCGAGGGCGACGCGACCGAGTCGTGGTCGAGCCCCGTCTACCGGCCCGGCGCCCTCGTGCGCGAGCTCGCCGCGACCGTGCGGCCCGCGCGCGGCACGACGCTCGTCGTGGGGTTCGCGATGGTCGTCCTGACGATGGCCGGCGTCGCGCGCACGACCGGCGTCGGCGGCTGA
- a CDS encoding Rv2578c family radical SAM protein, protein MRWEAQQATHVDADALPGLEERGATLERWPTPGFDGMAFLEVTARSALNHVRGGVLGDTWTINPYRGCQHACVYCFARDTHRYLDLDAGADFDTRIVVKANVVEVLERELRTTRHGVDRVHLGTNTDPYQRAEGRYRLMPGILRALAAHGAAIAILTKGTLLRRDLPLLAEIAREVPVSIAMSIAIFDDALQQSVEPGTPSTAARLATVRAVREAGLDCEVFLMPILPGLTDTRAHLERAYAAIAEAGATSAATTTLHLRPGAREWYLRWLQAEHPHLLEQYRRIYGGGTTARRDYRDWLRARTTPLARRHGLLRTRVADGTGTNVVANARPSGARQLPSTTATPAAVPLPLF, encoded by the coding sequence ATGCGATGGGAGGCCCAGCAGGCGACGCACGTCGACGCCGACGCGCTGCCAGGGCTCGAGGAGCGCGGCGCGACCCTCGAGCGATGGCCGACGCCGGGGTTCGACGGCATGGCGTTCCTCGAGGTCACGGCCCGCAGCGCGCTGAACCACGTGCGCGGCGGCGTCCTGGGCGACACGTGGACGATCAATCCGTACCGCGGCTGCCAGCACGCGTGCGTCTACTGCTTCGCCCGCGACACCCACCGCTACCTCGACCTCGACGCCGGCGCCGACTTCGACACCCGCATCGTCGTGAAGGCCAACGTCGTCGAGGTGCTCGAGCGCGAGCTGCGCACGACGCGGCACGGCGTGGACCGGGTGCACCTGGGCACGAACACGGATCCGTACCAGCGCGCCGAGGGGCGCTACCGGCTCATGCCGGGCATCCTGCGCGCGCTCGCGGCGCACGGCGCCGCGATCGCGATCCTGACGAAGGGCACCCTCCTCCGTCGCGACCTGCCGCTGCTCGCCGAGATCGCGCGCGAGGTGCCGGTCTCCATCGCGATGTCGATCGCGATCTTCGACGACGCGCTGCAGCAGTCCGTCGAGCCCGGCACGCCCTCCACCGCGGCACGTCTCGCCACGGTGCGCGCCGTGCGCGAGGCGGGGCTCGACTGCGAGGTCTTCCTCATGCCGATCCTCCCCGGCCTCACCGACACGCGCGCGCATCTCGAGCGCGCATACGCGGCGATCGCGGAGGCGGGCGCGACGAGCGCTGCCACGACGACCCTGCACCTGCGGCCGGGCGCCCGCGAGTGGTACCTGCGATGGCTCCAGGCCGAGCATCCGCACCTGCTCGAGCAGTACCGGCGCATCTACGGCGGCGGCACCACGGCGCGGCGCGACTACCGCGACTGGCTGCGGGCGCGCACGACGCCGCTCGCTCGCCGGCACGGGCTGCTGCGCACGCGGGTCGCCGACGGCACGGGCACGAACGTCGTGGCGAACGCGCGCCCGTCCGGCGCGCGGCAGCTGCCGTCGACGACCGCGACGCCCGCAGCCGTGCCGCTGCCGCTGTTCTGA
- a CDS encoding winged helix-turn-helix transcriptional regulator — protein sequence MTEPAHDPVVCDAAITSAFAVLGKRWNGMLLRVLGFGTESFAELRRAVPGISDTMLADRLAELAATGLVVRVVEPGPPVAVRYGLTDAGQRLMPVLDDLGRWASESLAVGAQPADAR from the coding sequence GTGACCGAGCCCGCCCACGATCCCGTCGTCTGCGACGCCGCCATCACGAGCGCCTTCGCCGTGCTCGGCAAGCGGTGGAACGGCATGCTGCTGCGCGTGCTCGGCTTCGGCACGGAGTCGTTCGCCGAGCTGCGGCGCGCGGTGCCGGGGATCAGCGACACGATGCTCGCGGATCGGCTCGCGGAGCTCGCCGCGACGGGCCTCGTCGTGCGAGTGGTCGAGCCGGGACCGCCGGTGGCCGTGCGCTACGGCCTGACCGACGCGGGGCAGCGCCTCATGCCCGTGCTCGACGATCTCGGCCGCTGGGCGTCGGAGAGCCTCGCCGTCGGCGCGCAGCCGGCCGACGCCCGCTGA